In Thiovibrio frasassiensis, one DNA window encodes the following:
- the fliP gene encoding flagellar type III secretion system pore protein FliP (The bacterial flagellar biogenesis protein FliP forms a type III secretion system (T3SS)-type pore required for flagellar assembly.): MRNKVPSWPILIGLLAGLILLWPGDSFAVTLPTLQIGLGEAQNPKQVSVLIEILLLFTVLSMAPAILLMMTSFTRLVIAFSFLRQAMGTQQMPPTQIMIGLALFLTMFIMTPVFTEINTTAVKPYMAEQINAEQALVEAAKPVRAFMFKQTREKDLELFLSLAKTPKPKNKEEVATTVLIPAFMISELKTAFTIGFVLFLPFMIIDMVVASILLSMGMMMLPPVMVSLPFKLLLFVLVDGWYLIVGSLVKSFGV, encoded by the coding sequence ATGCGGAATAAAGTGCCATCCTGGCCCATCCTCATCGGGCTCCTTGCAGGACTCATCCTCCTTTGGCCCGGCGACAGCTTTGCCGTGACCCTGCCCACCCTGCAGATCGGGCTGGGCGAAGCCCAGAATCCCAAACAGGTTTCCGTGCTCATCGAGATCCTCCTGCTCTTCACGGTGCTCTCCATGGCTCCGGCCATTCTCCTGATGATGACCTCCTTCACCCGGTTGGTGATCGCCTTTTCTTTTTTGCGCCAAGCCATGGGCACCCAACAGATGCCGCCGACCCAGATCATGATCGGCTTGGCCCTTTTCCTGACCATGTTCATCATGACCCCCGTCTTTACGGAGATCAACACCACCGCCGTCAAGCCATACATGGCCGAACAGATCAACGCGGAACAGGCCCTGGTCGAGGCGGCAAAACCGGTGCGCGCCTTCATGTTCAAGCAGACCAGGGAAAAAGACCTGGAGCTCTTTCTCTCCCTGGCCAAGACCCCAAAGCCAAAAAACAAGGAAGAGGTCGCCACCACCGTGCTCATCCCGGCCTTCATGATCAGTGAGCTCAAAACCGCCTTCACCATTGGCTTTGTCCTCTTCCTCCCCTTTATGATCATCGACATGGTGGTGGCCAGCATCCTGCTCTCCATGGGCATGATGATGCTGCCGCCGGTCATGGTCTCCCTGCCCTTCAAGCTGTTGCTTTTTGTTCTGGTGGATGGCTGGTACCTGATTGTCGGCTCTCTCGTAAAAAGTTTTGGGGTGTAG
- a CDS encoding FliO/MopB family protein, with protein sequence MTIRQPSSTQRPFRAKALAALAASLLYHLFCPLMLLAAEQLTGATGTAAAPLLTANQETISLTTAIFKTLGSLIIVIGLMLLLLFWVKKMGFTKGGSRTEGLITVLDSQMLAAKKQVSVLEVAGTYLVVGLGEQQITLLATLEPNERLTAASQKRSTPLPPAFAAMLQKAAQGVSGLKQKKEGSANAE encoded by the coding sequence ATGACGATCCGGCAACCATCATCCACACAAAGACCGTTCCGGGCCAAGGCGCTGGCCGCCTTGGCGGCCAGCCTGCTCTACCATCTCTTCTGCCCGCTCATGCTCTTGGCCGCCGAACAGCTCACTGGCGCGACCGGCACAGCCGCCGCCCCGCTGCTCACCGCCAATCAGGAAACCATTTCCCTGACCACGGCCATCTTTAAAACCCTTGGCTCACTCATCATTGTGATCGGCCTCATGCTGCTCCTGCTGTTTTGGGTAAAAAAAATGGGGTTTACCAAGGGCGGTTCCCGGACAGAAGGGCTCATTACCGTGCTCGACAGCCAGATGCTGGCCGCCAAAAAGCAGGTGAGCGTCCTGGAGGTCGCCGGAACATATCTGGTGGTCGGACTCGGCGAACAACAGATCACCCTGCTTGCCACCCTTGAGCCCAATGAGCGGCTCACGGCGGCAAGCCAAAAAAGAAGCACCCCGCTGCCACCCGCTTTTGCCGCCATGCTCCAGAAGGCGGCCCAAGGCGTTTCCGGGCTCAAACAAAAAAAAGAAGGCTCTGCCAATGCGGAATAA